CAGAAGTTTATCAGAATCTTCACACTCGACTCAAGACGCAACTGGTATGGACTTactactttttattattgtctTACTGTTTGTTCTCTAATCAAGTTGATGAAGGACTTAGTTGTTGGCATTATTCTTTGCTAATCTTGCCTGTTTATTATGCGATAGTTTATCTTGCTAATTGAATCAATTTAATGGCGGATTTGAGTTGTATTAGGGTTGGCTTTATTTGTATTACTGCAAGATGCTGATGTGATTGCTCGGTTTGTTTGTTAATCTTCAACTCTGGTTCTTGCgtgattttgtttaattataaactaCTGTGATTGCGACCGTTGGTAAGAGATGTTTTTTCTGCTTAAGGAAAGTCACTTGCTCCAATACCTGAATCAGAAGCAGAGctagaagaagaggaggaagaagaagaatacgTTGATGAGTTCAATGAATATGCAGCCAATGAGAAGTGCATCGAGGGAAAAGAATATGTTGTCACTCCGACTTTTGAACAAGTACAGAAACCCGAGCATAATTGcaatttgattgaaaagaagattatCAAGACTCAGGGTAACTGTGGATTATCTGAAGTAGAAAGGGTCAATCAGAAAGTTGAGGTGAAATTGACGGCTAAAAGTGAAGTTGTTGCCCCTCAAGGACAGATTAAGAAGGGCACAACAACCCAAGGTCCCAATGGCTGGCAAACAATCCCAAAACCAAAAGGACACTCAGCGTTAGACTATGCACGTTGGGATAGAGTTGAGGATGATTCTagtgaagatgatgatgacgacgaagaagaagactcAGGACCTCAATTCCGTTTTCGTGTTAGAACCGTTGGTGTTAAACCTGTGAAATAAAGTGGAGAAGCATCATTCAATCAATTGCCTTGCTATCTTGATAGAAGAATGAAACACTGAGCAACTCCAAGCCTCAGTTGATTTTGGAAGTTCACATGTCTAAGATCAGCAAACTTTCAGACCTATGTAAAGTGTATTTGGTTACAAACAAAAGTAGCATTGTGAATATGATTGACGAGCAAGCTTCACACATGAAATCTTATACGGAGCTCCAGCTGATGCTGTTTAGTTTGAGTAATGTTACGTCTGCTGCACATCAATTTCGGGGTGGTTATCACAAATGAAGATCCTTTCTCTGGATTATGGATAATAGTTCTGGTATATGATGTTCAATActtgtttctgttttctgtGAAAATGtagtaaatattattatatgccGCAGTCCGCCATTGATTGATGGTAGATTCAGCAGTGCAGAAGCTTCAAATTTCATGATATTTGGAAGAACAAATACTTGTATGATGATACCTTAAAATCAATTCACTGCTTCTTCACATATACTTTACCTATGTTTTTTACTTGTATTCCTCTCTCTTTATTGTgttttatgaactttttttcaaaaggaCCAAAATCATGAGGATTAGGGAAACAGCAAATGTGGAGGTAACTGTAAGTAGCCATTCTCTTCTCCCTGTAGCATGATTCTTCTTGATATCTTAGGAATAATCCCATTCGAATAAATGTTTATGTTTACTTTCTCTCTCATGTTGCAAATTCTGTAGCTGTTTCTTTAGCGTTTAGAAGTTATGCTGTTGATTAATCTTTGACACTAAGCAAACCAAGATGTTGGGGAAATGGATGGCGTAGGGAATAGGCTAAAGATTACCGGTACGCAAGCGAAAGAAATCACTTCTTCTGGTGAAGCAACTGATAAAATTAATGGTCATTGCTGACATTAATATAACTAAACTTTTTGGACCATAACTTTGGTTTTTAAATGCTACACTTCTATGAGTTATCGTTGTATTTAGTGTAGGGCTAAGGGATCAAGTCAGCCCCCctcaattttacaattttatgcTCTATTGTAACCATTTGAAACTTGACACTCAATTGAAATCaaactatttcaattttataattaggAAATTTCCCAAAATTTAAGGATAAAAATACCTTTCCAATCATTTATTAGGCTTGAAGTTCTAGACATTCAAGTATGGTGAAGCATtcgtttggattgaattaagaaccaaatgtttttcaataatacattttcttttaaacatttttctgaaaatgagtttaaaatttaaatccttAATGTTTGGTTagacttttttaaaagtgtttatatgtgaatttggtttttaaaggtttctccaaaataaattattttataaatcaatttttttaaaatggattattttaatttgttaaacactaccatttttaaaaaatagttttttttggacaaaattaaacattttagaaTCTCAACAAAACACACTctaattgtatttaaattatagtttGCATATTGctatttaatttacaataaacactaatattttttatttagtttttttgttgagAAATATTTGActtattttaaacatatttaaattgatattttaaaatattttaaaaagcaaaCATCAATTTATACCTCAaatcttttagaattttattaatttaaactctaGTCTAACcgttgtatcaatttaaattttgaactttaggaataaatatcatttaaactttaaattaacaattgtatcaatttaaaactttgaagTGATTCAATTTAGATCATgaacttttcataaatatatcaatttatgtCTTAAAACTAGTAGTTTGTaactttaaaatcatattttattcaataaagttgttattgagaaatcaTTAGTGAAATTAAATGCTATAATCTTGAATCTAATAAGATTCCAAGGACATCTcaagtaaacttgaactttatgtacgATATAAACATGGATCAAGTTTGAGATCATAGTTTAAGTAGTtcatagtatatgaataaggtTTAGTgtcttattcttattatagGGACATTATGGATGCAACTCGTTTTGTAGTTAttacaaacgatgtgatcttGAATCACTCATATAGAGACATGAAATCAtatagagacatgaaagtgaaGGCATCCTATGTAGAAAGTTTACATAAGGTTGAACAAtgaaataatcacttttacaTTATAACATCGTTTACTTATTGAAACTAACTATTCCATTAAATAGTCATTTTTGAACTCCTCTTCACACAAGATTATTCACTCTTGTCCATTATAGGTTGGACTTTAAACCAACTGTTCGATAATGGATGAGTGaaacttaaggagcaagatgtaagTAACACCCAAGGCCCATGATTCAGATCAggattcaaaatttgaataaccAACATTTTCTGCATCCCAGCGACTTGACAACATCATCCTTACATAGCTTAAAAAGACTTATTCGAGTGCATCATTTCAACAGGTTTTGTCCTTactcacatgcatcctagGAAAATTCTCACAAAGTCACTCAACATAGAATTGTTCTAAGCTAAGCACGCTTGACTTTGAAGTTCTTATGATCGAGTCATCAAAAAGGAAGGGTGCACCTTAATGACATAGATAGTAGCTTTTAATTCTTTGCGTAACGtccaaaaattaaagtaatattaatttaattatcttaattttatttaattttgttggaacTATTGATCATTAAAATGGAAttggaattaattaaatatattttttttgttgaaagtttaattaattagtagaatTGGATTTTTGGTGTTGTTGagattgaatttaattaaataatttaagtgttttatttaatttaaattgatgaatggaaattttgttagagatttgataattatttatttatatgtatatgcggttatatttatatataattactatGGAGAATATAATTACTATGGAGAAgagtaaatataatttt
This DNA window, taken from Cucumis sativus cultivar 9930 chromosome 6, Cucumber_9930_V3, whole genome shotgun sequence, encodes the following:
- the LOC101219918 gene encoding peptidyl-prolyl cis-trans isomerase FKBP5, producing the protein MPMATAPLNKIERAHQMYREGLYAEALRFYTEALSMAKTKSQRIALHSNRAACHLKLHDFNKAAEECTWVLELDHKHTGALMLRAQTLVTLKEYHSALFDVNRLIELNPSSEVYQNLHTRLKTQLSLAPIPESEAELEEEEEEEEYVDEFNEYAANEKCIEGKEYVVTPTFEQVQKPEHNCNLIEKKIIKTQGNCGLSEVERVNQKVEVKLTAKSEVVAPQGQIKKGTTTQGPNGWQTIPKPKGHSALDYARWDRVEDDSSEDDDDDEEEDSGPQFRFRVRTVGVKPVK